A stretch of the Capsicum annuum cultivar UCD-10X-F1 chromosome 10, UCD10Xv1.1, whole genome shotgun sequence genome encodes the following:
- the LOC107852150 gene encoding uncharacterized protein LOC107852150 encodes MASHWTIETVDRIFRDILDINTPFGGKVMIFGGDFRQVLPVIPKSTRTEMVNASLVKSYWWHQMKKFKLTRNMRARSDSSFSELLLHIGNGKEPIIRDDLVLLPKQLVIEAKSDGTGTDALIEQILPPLDKNIDSAKYMTERAILASRNE; translated from the coding sequence ATGGCTAGCCATTGGACAATTGAAACAGTTGATAGGATCTTCAGAGATATACTGGACATTAACACACCCTTTGGTGGGAAAGTAATGATTTTCGGAGGTGATTTTCGACAGGTACTACCAGTAATTCCAAAATCTACAAGGACTGAAATGGTAAACGCAAGTTTGGTAAAGTCGTACTGGTGGCATCAgatgaaaaaatttaagttaaCAAGAAATATGAGGGCGAGATCAGATTCGTCATTCAGTGAACTCTTACTACACATAGGTAACGGGAAGGAGCCTATAATAAGAGATGATTTGGTACTACTTCCAAAACAATTGGTTATTGAAGCTAAGAGTGATGGTACTGGAACAGATGCTTTAATAGAGCAAATACTCCCACCACTGGATAAAAATATTGATTCTGCAAAATACATGACTGAACGTGCTATCCTAGCTAGCAGAAATGAATAA